The Solanum lycopersicum chromosome 9, SLM_r2.1 genome window below encodes:
- the LOC101259282 gene encoding patellin-6-like, whose translation MMREEVVVPVAEEEVAVDDIMSSSDTDTESSDEHLDHDDNDDHQPTFDQPGQLVSPLDIKASRKHALLRLRCRVEDAILGGYIYGKNKNQSLSVKTITEDLTGISLWGVPLLPSEDNTRTDIVLLNFLRAKDYGVYDAYKMMRKTLRWRREFRVTEILDEKLFSPDLEKLWYNDDGKDREGRLLCYNVFRNIKNKELEEEIWGRHNHHHECLRWRIHILEKAIQQLEFKQGGVNSVVMITDLGNSPGNAWKEVRWINRKMMSLVHDHYPGIIYKNIFINVPVWFSTVHALNLRMITQRSKNAFIFVKPSKVTETLLKYISPENLLAEYGGLKKDKDVEFSTDDKVLEISIKPCSFCLIKMPVKEVEVTITWDLIVVGNEVSYREEFIPDDDCSYRVMLQEDKKMVESVRNSFHIREEGRIVITIDNPTYKKKTAFYRYKTKPSVPLYMCLK comes from the exons ATGATGCGGGAGGAAGTAGTTGTTCCTGTCGCGGAAGAAGAGGTTGCTGTTGATGATATCATGAGCAGCAGCGACACTGATACAGAATCATCAGATGAACATTTGGAtcatgatgataatgatgatcaTCAACCTACTTTTGATCAGCCTGGTCAATTAGTATCTCCTCTCGACATTAAAGCTTCAAGAAAACACGCGTTGCTTAGATTAAGATGTAGGGTGGAAGATGCAATTCTTGGTGGATACATTTATGGTAAAAACAAAAACCAGTCTCTATCTGTTAAAACCATAACAGAGGATTTGACTGGAATTTCATTATGGGGTGTTCCATTATTACCAAGTGAAGATAACACGAGGACGGATATTGTTTTGTTGAATTTCTTGAGAGCTAAGGATTATGGTGTTTATGATGCGTATAAAATGATGAGGAAGACGTTGAGATGGAGAAGGGAATTTAGAGTAACGGAGATTCTTGATGAAAAACTATTTAGTCCTGACCTCGAGAAATTGTGGTATAACGATGATGGTAAAGATAGGGAAGGAAGGCTATTATGTTATAATGTGTTTAGGAATATCAAGAACAAAGAATTGGAAGAAGAGATTTGGGGAAGACATAATCATCATCACGAGTGTCTTAGATGGAGGATACATATTTTGGAGAAGGCAATTCAACAACTTGAATTTAAACAAGGAGGGGTTAATTCTGTTGTGATGATAACAGATTTGGGAAATTCACCGGGAAATGCTTGGAAAGAGGTTCGTTGGATTAACAGGAAGATGATGAGTTTGGTTCATGATCATTATCCTGGAATCATATACAAGAAT ATATTTATCAATGTTCCTGTTTGGTTTTCCACGGTTCATGCACTTAATCTGCGAATGATCACACAAAGAAGCAAGAATGCCTTCATATTTGTGAAGCCATCTAAAGTTACAGAGACCCTTCTCAA GTATATTAGCCCAGAGAACTTATTAGCTGAATATGGTGGACTCAAAAAGGACAAGGATGTTGAGTTTTCAACTGATGACAAAGTTCTAGAGATAAGCATCAAACCATGTTCATTTTGCCTCATTAAAATGCCTGTCAAAGAG GTTGAGGTGACAATAACTTGGGATTTGATAGTGGTGGGGAATGAAGTGAGTTACAGAGAAGAATTCATACCAGACGATGATTGTTCGTACAGAGTCATGCTTCAAGAAGATAAGAAAATGGTGGAGAGTGTAAggaattcttttcatattagaGAAGAGGGGAGAATAGTTATCACTATTGATAATCCTACTTACAAGAAGAAAACAGCCTTCTACAGATACAAAACTAAGCCTAGTGTACCACTGTATATGTGCCTAAAGTAA
- the LOC101258989 gene encoding 11S globulin seed storage protein Jug r 4-like, protein MGASWLCFSLSFLLVLHGTFAQQRYQQQQGQCQLNRLNPMEPTVRIQAEAGVTELWDKNNQQFQCAGVSLIRHVIQSRGMLLPSYLNTPLLAYVERGRGFYGIMNSGCPETFQSSQQFQQGERGAGSRFQDRHQKIGQFKQGDIIAFPAGAAHWAYNEGNEELVLVCFEDSGNSANQLDQNSRRFFIAGNPQQGEQQQGQQGGARSFQKEQFQSGNVFRGFELELLAEAFGVSTETARKLQGEEDQRGHIVNIDQGLRVVRPPFSQEQEEREERQEQGQYGPRANGIEETICSAKLRQNIDNPARADVYNPQAGRFTTVNSLTLPILSFLRLSAAKGVLYRNSIMAPLWWTNAHSVIYVTRGEARIQIVDHRGQAVLDDRVRQGQVVIVPQNFAVVKHAENEIFEWVVFNTNDNAMINTLSGRTSAIRGLPVDVIANSYQISREEARRLKFNREETLLFTSSGRTSQYGRVAAA, encoded by the exons TCTAGTGTTGCATGGTACCTTTGCTCAGCAAAGATACCAACAGCAACAAGGTCAGTGTCAGCTTAATAGACTTAACCCTATGGAACCCACTGTTCGCATTCAAGCTGAAGCAGGGGTTACTGAGTTGTGGGATAAAAATAACCAACAGTTTCAATGTGCTGGTGTTTCACTCATTAGGCATGTTATCCAGTCTAGAGGCATGCTGTTGCCTTCTTACCTTAATACTCCTCTCCTTGCCTACGTTGAACGag GTAGGGGATTTTACGGGATCATGAACTCTGGATGCCCTGAAACTTTCCAGTCATCACAGCAATTTCAGCAAGGTGAAAGGGGTGCAGGATCAAGATTCCAAGATCGTCATCAGAAGATTGGACAGTTCAAACAGGGAGACATTATTGCCTTCCCTGCTGGAGCTGCTCACTGGGCTTATAACGAAGGAAATGAAGAGCTTGTACTTGTTTGTTTCGAAGATAGCGGTAACAGTGCAAACCAGCTTGATCAAAATTCAAGG agaTTCTTCATAGCTGGAAACCCACAACAAGGAGAACAGCAACAGGGACAGCAAGGAGGAGCACGCAGCTTCCAGAAGGAGCAATTCCAATCTGGAAATGTGTTCAGAGGCTTTGAATTAGAGCTGTTGGCTGAGGCATTCGGCGTAAGTACTGAAACAGCAAGGAAGCTTCAGGGCGAGGAGGATCAGAGAGGCCACATTGTGAACATTGATCAAGGGCTTAGAGTTGTGAGACCACCATTCTCACAAGAACAAGAGGAGCGTGAGGAGAGACAAGAGCAAGGACAATACGGTCCTCGTGCAAACGGAATTGAAGAAACCATCTGCTCCGCTAAACTCAGACAGAACATCGATAACCCTGCTCGTGCTGATGTCTACAATCCTCAAGCCGGACGCTTCACCACTGTCAACAGCCTCACTCTACCCATCCTCAGCTTCCTCCGCCTCAGCGCTGCCAAAGGAGTTCTTTACAGA AATTCGATCATGGCACCACTCTGGTGGACGAATGCACACAGCGTAATCTACGTAACAAGGGGAGAAGCAAGGATACAGATAGTTGATCACAGAGGACAAGCAGTGCTAGATGACAGAGTAAGACAGGGGCAAGTTGTGATAGTACCACAGAACTTTGCTGTGGTGAAACATGCCGAAAACGAGATCTTTGAGTGGGTGGTGTTCAACACCAACGACAATGCCATGATCAACACACTGAGTGGGCGTACTTCTGCAATTCGAGGATTACCCGTCGATGTAATAGCTAATTCTTACCAGATTTCAAGGGAAGAGGCAAGGAGGCTCAAGTTCAACAGGGAGGAAACTCTACTTTTCACCTCTTCAGGAAGAACTAGCCAATATGGGAGAGTTGCTGCTGCTTAA